One window of Triticum dicoccoides isolate Atlit2015 ecotype Zavitan chromosome 5A, WEW_v2.0, whole genome shotgun sequence genomic DNA carries:
- the LOC119303204 gene encoding cyclic nucleotide-gated ion channel 2-like isoform X1, translating into MPPSLSSLRSLFARTLGLGSGAAEHSGDEESQPQAGGAGGPSSGRRPAPAGPPGECYACTQPGVPAFHSTTCDQVHSPGWDADAGSSLVPVQAQQLRAQPLPGAAAVAAARWLFGPVLDPRSKRVQRWNRWILLGRAAALAVDPLFFYALSIGRAGRPCMYMDAGLAAAVTALRTCADVAHLAHVLVQFRLAYVSRESLVVGCGKLVWDPRAIAAHYARSLKGLCFDLFVILPIPQCSGGDLISPLPLVWLVFLQLTHFSLINYLPVFVVQIIFWLVIPKLIREEQVKVIMTILLLIFVLQFLPKVYHSIYIMRKMQKVTGYIFGTVWWGFGLNLFAYFIASHIAGGCWYVLAIQRVASCLQSECEINNNCNLMSLACSKEMCFHFPWSSDMTALACDTNLTSFSQQNVPACLSGNGAFAYGIYKGALPVISSNSLAVKILYPIFWGLMTLSTFGNDLEPTSNWLEVIFSIINVLSGLMLFTLLIGNIQVFLHAVLARKRKMQLRFRDMEWWMRRRQLPSRLRQRVRKYERERWAAITGDEEMEMIKDLPEGLRRDIKRYLCLELVKQVPLFHGMDELILDNICDRLRPLVFCGGEKVIREGDPVQRMVFILQGRLRSTQPLTKGVVAECVLGAGSFLGDELLSWCLRRPFVDRLPASSATFECVEAAQAFCLDAPDLRYITEHFRYKFANDKLKRTARYYSSNWRTWAAVNVQLAWRRYRARVMATAVLPPPPAGAAGPEDGDRRLRHYAAMFMSLRPHDHLE; encoded by the exons ATGCCTCCATCGCTCTCCTCCCTCCGCTCCCTCTTCGCGAGGACGCTGGGCCTGGGCTCGGGCGCCGCCGAGCACAGCGGGGATGAGGAGTCGCAGCCGCAGGCCGGAGGGGCTGGCGGGCCGTCGAGCGGCAGGCGGCCGGCGCCGGCGGGGCCTCCGGGGGAGTGTTACGCGTGCACGCAGCCGGGGGTGCCGGCGTTCCACTCCACGACGTGCGACCAGGTGCACTCGCCGGGCTGGGACGCCGACGCCGGCTCCTCGCTAGTGCCCGTGCAGGCGCAGCAGCTGCGGGCGCAGCCCCTCCCGGGGGCGGCCGCCGTCGCGGCCGCGCGGTGGCTGTTCGGGCCGGTGCTGGACCCGCGGAGCAAGCGCGTGCAGCGCTGGAACCGCTGGATCCTGCTGGGCCGCGCGGCGGCGCTGGCCGTGGACCCGCTCTTCTTCTACGCGCTCTCCATCGGCCGCGCGGGGCGGCCCTGCATGTACATGGACGCCGggctcgccgccgccgtcaccgcgcTGCGCACCTGCGCCGACGTGGCCCACCTCGCCCACGTCCTCGTCCAGTTCCGCCTCGCCTACGTCTCCCGCGAGTCGCTCGTCGTCGGCTGCGGCAAGCTGGTCTGGGACCCGCGCGCCATCGCCGCGCACTACGCCCGCTCCCTCAAGGGCCTCTGCTTCGACCTCTTCGTCATCCTCCCCATCCCCCAG TGTAGTGGCGGAGATCTCATTTCACCACTCCCTCTCGTGTGGCTGGTGTTCCTGCAACTGACTCATTTTTCGCTGATTAATTATTTACCGGTCTTTGTCGTCCAG ATCATCTTCTGGCTGGTTATACCAAAGTTAATCAGAGAAGAGCAAGTTAAAGTTATCATGACGATACTGCTGCTCATATTCGTATTGCAATTTCTCCCCAAGGTGTACCATAGTATATATATCATGAGGAAAATGCAGAAGGTGACAGGTTACATCTTTGGAACAGTATGGTGGGGATTTGGTCTGAATCTATTTGCCTATTTCATTGCCTCTCAT ATTGCAGGTGGGTGTTGGTACGTTCTCGCGATTCAGCGTGTTGCCTCCTGCCTACAATCGGAATGCGAGATAAACAACAACTGCAATTTGATGTCACTGGCTTGCTCCAAGGAGATGTGCTTTCACTTCCCTTGGTCATCAGACATGACTGCATTAGCATGCGATACGAACTTAACTTCTTTCAGCCAACAAAATGTGCCGGCCTGTCTAAGTGGCAATGGCGCCTTTGCTTATGGAATCTACAAGGGAGCCCTTCCTGTTATCTCGAGCAATTCACTTGCTGTCAAAATTCTCTATCCCATATTCTGGGGCCTCATGACCCTCAG TACTTTTGGCAATGATCTTGAGCCGACGAGCAACTGGCTTGAGGTGATATTCAGCATCATCAATGTACTCAGTGGGCTGATGCTCTTCACGCTGCTGATCGGAAACATACAG GTATTCTTGCACGCCGTGCTGGCGAGGAAGCGGAAGATGCAGCTGCGGTTCCGGGACATGGAGTGGTGGATGAGGCGGCGGCAGCTGCCGTCCCGGCTGCGGCAGCGGGTCCGGAAGTACGAGCGGGAGCGGTGGGCGGCCATCACCGGCGACGAGGAGATGGAGATGATCAAGGACCTGCCGGAGGGCCTCCGGCGGGACATCAAGCGGTACCTGTGCCTGGAGCTGGTGAAGCAGGTGCCCCTGTTCCACGGCATGGACGAGTTGATCCTGGACAACATCTGCGACCGGCTGCGGCCCCTGGTGTTCTGCGGCGGCGAGAAGGTGATCCGGGAGGGCGACCCGGTGCAGCGCATGGTGTTCATCCTGCAGGGGCGGCTGCGGAGCACGCAGCCGCTGACCAAGGGCGTGGTGGCGGAGTGCGTGCTGGGGGCGGGGAGCTTCCTGGGCGACGAGCTGCTGTCGTGGTGTCTGCGGCGGCCATTCGTGGACCGGCTGCCGGCGTCGTCCGCCACGTTCGAGTGCGTGGAGGCGGCGCAGGCCTTCTGCCTCGACGCGCCGGACCTGCGGTACATCACGGAGCACTTCCGGTACAAGTTCGCCAACGACAAGCTCAAGCGCACCGCGCGGTACTACTCGTCCAACTGGCGGACGTGGGCGGCCGTCAACGTGCAGCTCGCGTGGCGGCGGTACAGGGCGAGGGTGATGGCGACGGCggtgctcccgccgccgccggccggcgcGGCGGGGCCCGAGGACGGGGACCGCCGGCTGCGCCATTACGCGGCCATGTTCATGTCGCTCAGGCCGCACGACCACCTCGAGTAG
- the LOC119303204 gene encoding cyclic nucleotide-gated ion channel 2-like isoform X2 has protein sequence MPPSLSSLRSLFARTLGLGSGAAEHSGDEESQPQAGGAGGPSSGRRPAPAGPPGECYACTQPGVPAFHSTTCDQVHSPGWDADAGSSLVPVQAQQLRAQPLPGAAAVAAARWLFGPVLDPRSKRVQRWNRWILLGRAAALAVDPLFFYALSIGRAGRPCMYMDAGLAAAVTALRTCADVAHLAHVLVQFRLAYVSRESLVVGCGKLVWDPRAIAAHYARSLKGLCFDLFVILPIPQIIFWLVIPKLIREEQVKVIMTILLLIFVLQFLPKVYHSIYIMRKMQKVTGYIFGTVWWGFGLNLFAYFIASHIAGGCWYVLAIQRVASCLQSECEINNNCNLMSLACSKEMCFHFPWSSDMTALACDTNLTSFSQQNVPACLSGNGAFAYGIYKGALPVISSNSLAVKILYPIFWGLMTLSTFGNDLEPTSNWLEVIFSIINVLSGLMLFTLLIGNIQVFLHAVLARKRKMQLRFRDMEWWMRRRQLPSRLRQRVRKYERERWAAITGDEEMEMIKDLPEGLRRDIKRYLCLELVKQVPLFHGMDELILDNICDRLRPLVFCGGEKVIREGDPVQRMVFILQGRLRSTQPLTKGVVAECVLGAGSFLGDELLSWCLRRPFVDRLPASSATFECVEAAQAFCLDAPDLRYITEHFRYKFANDKLKRTARYYSSNWRTWAAVNVQLAWRRYRARVMATAVLPPPPAGAAGPEDGDRRLRHYAAMFMSLRPHDHLE, from the exons ATGCCTCCATCGCTCTCCTCCCTCCGCTCCCTCTTCGCGAGGACGCTGGGCCTGGGCTCGGGCGCCGCCGAGCACAGCGGGGATGAGGAGTCGCAGCCGCAGGCCGGAGGGGCTGGCGGGCCGTCGAGCGGCAGGCGGCCGGCGCCGGCGGGGCCTCCGGGGGAGTGTTACGCGTGCACGCAGCCGGGGGTGCCGGCGTTCCACTCCACGACGTGCGACCAGGTGCACTCGCCGGGCTGGGACGCCGACGCCGGCTCCTCGCTAGTGCCCGTGCAGGCGCAGCAGCTGCGGGCGCAGCCCCTCCCGGGGGCGGCCGCCGTCGCGGCCGCGCGGTGGCTGTTCGGGCCGGTGCTGGACCCGCGGAGCAAGCGCGTGCAGCGCTGGAACCGCTGGATCCTGCTGGGCCGCGCGGCGGCGCTGGCCGTGGACCCGCTCTTCTTCTACGCGCTCTCCATCGGCCGCGCGGGGCGGCCCTGCATGTACATGGACGCCGggctcgccgccgccgtcaccgcgcTGCGCACCTGCGCCGACGTGGCCCACCTCGCCCACGTCCTCGTCCAGTTCCGCCTCGCCTACGTCTCCCGCGAGTCGCTCGTCGTCGGCTGCGGCAAGCTGGTCTGGGACCCGCGCGCCATCGCCGCGCACTACGCCCGCTCCCTCAAGGGCCTCTGCTTCGACCTCTTCGTCATCCTCCCCATCCCCCAG ATCATCTTCTGGCTGGTTATACCAAAGTTAATCAGAGAAGAGCAAGTTAAAGTTATCATGACGATACTGCTGCTCATATTCGTATTGCAATTTCTCCCCAAGGTGTACCATAGTATATATATCATGAGGAAAATGCAGAAGGTGACAGGTTACATCTTTGGAACAGTATGGTGGGGATTTGGTCTGAATCTATTTGCCTATTTCATTGCCTCTCAT ATTGCAGGTGGGTGTTGGTACGTTCTCGCGATTCAGCGTGTTGCCTCCTGCCTACAATCGGAATGCGAGATAAACAACAACTGCAATTTGATGTCACTGGCTTGCTCCAAGGAGATGTGCTTTCACTTCCCTTGGTCATCAGACATGACTGCATTAGCATGCGATACGAACTTAACTTCTTTCAGCCAACAAAATGTGCCGGCCTGTCTAAGTGGCAATGGCGCCTTTGCTTATGGAATCTACAAGGGAGCCCTTCCTGTTATCTCGAGCAATTCACTTGCTGTCAAAATTCTCTATCCCATATTCTGGGGCCTCATGACCCTCAG TACTTTTGGCAATGATCTTGAGCCGACGAGCAACTGGCTTGAGGTGATATTCAGCATCATCAATGTACTCAGTGGGCTGATGCTCTTCACGCTGCTGATCGGAAACATACAG GTATTCTTGCACGCCGTGCTGGCGAGGAAGCGGAAGATGCAGCTGCGGTTCCGGGACATGGAGTGGTGGATGAGGCGGCGGCAGCTGCCGTCCCGGCTGCGGCAGCGGGTCCGGAAGTACGAGCGGGAGCGGTGGGCGGCCATCACCGGCGACGAGGAGATGGAGATGATCAAGGACCTGCCGGAGGGCCTCCGGCGGGACATCAAGCGGTACCTGTGCCTGGAGCTGGTGAAGCAGGTGCCCCTGTTCCACGGCATGGACGAGTTGATCCTGGACAACATCTGCGACCGGCTGCGGCCCCTGGTGTTCTGCGGCGGCGAGAAGGTGATCCGGGAGGGCGACCCGGTGCAGCGCATGGTGTTCATCCTGCAGGGGCGGCTGCGGAGCACGCAGCCGCTGACCAAGGGCGTGGTGGCGGAGTGCGTGCTGGGGGCGGGGAGCTTCCTGGGCGACGAGCTGCTGTCGTGGTGTCTGCGGCGGCCATTCGTGGACCGGCTGCCGGCGTCGTCCGCCACGTTCGAGTGCGTGGAGGCGGCGCAGGCCTTCTGCCTCGACGCGCCGGACCTGCGGTACATCACGGAGCACTTCCGGTACAAGTTCGCCAACGACAAGCTCAAGCGCACCGCGCGGTACTACTCGTCCAACTGGCGGACGTGGGCGGCCGTCAACGTGCAGCTCGCGTGGCGGCGGTACAGGGCGAGGGTGATGGCGACGGCggtgctcccgccgccgccggccggcgcGGCGGGGCCCGAGGACGGGGACCGCCGGCTGCGCCATTACGCGGCCATGTTCATGTCGCTCAGGCCGCACGACCACCTCGAGTAG